From Candidatus Kapaibacterium sp., one genomic window encodes:
- a CDS encoding secondary thiamine-phosphate synthase enzyme YjbQ, which translates to MKSYRKELWFNTPTRRAFINITPMVEECVRESGIREGLVLCNAMHITASVFINDDEPGLHADFEAWLEQLAPEKPYSRYRHNDTGETNADAHLKRTIMGREVVVAITDGRLDLGPWEQIFYGEFDGQRPKRVLVKIIGE; encoded by the coding sequence ATGAAGTCCTACCGCAAGGAGCTCTGGTTCAACACGCCCACGCGACGAGCTTTCATCAACATTACGCCTATGGTGGAGGAGTGCGTCCGAGAGAGCGGCATTCGCGAGGGCCTTGTACTCTGCAATGCCATGCACATCACCGCCAGCGTCTTCATCAACGACGATGAACCCGGCCTCCACGCCGACTTTGAGGCGTGGTTGGAGCAGCTTGCACCCGAGAAGCCGTATTCGCGGTATCGCCACAACGACACAGGCGAGACGAATGCTGACGCCCACCTCAAGCGCACCATCATGGGGCGTGAGGTCGTCGTCGCCATCACCGACGGACGCCTAGACCTGGGGCCATGGGAGCAAATCTTCTACGGCGAGTTCGATGGCCAACGCCCGAAGCGGGTCCTGGTCAAAATCATCGGTGAATGA
- the amrB gene encoding AmmeMemoRadiSam system protein B, producing MEFYPLRSGLQWSVAVDQASEPVLTAYDPLEYTPQPFAVPLEAHPVIAALAESQSWEELWQHLAAAGVRNSPTHQRIVTDFVQQLDSVYALQSPRFDQRRRAWEAEYRSYPIRTAALAGICYPEAAPEIAALLDSSLQSAPIVEVPAALPIAAVIPHIDLRVGISSYAAAYQVLQQLQPELVVVLGTSHYGWHAPFIVTEKDFQTPLGTMPTARSLVRQFVEACPVGVTDTDLAHKPEHSLEFQVVFLQHLFGNGVELFPVLLTSFGDLIPQRRSPSTDSVLRYAIRTLREIVASSGRRTLWIASADMAHVGRKFGDDADAHLLLPEVEQHDRALIAAMCRADAEGYFQLIAAVEDRYRICGLSPVYTLLAALQPRYGVLADYRQWYEPETLSAVTFSSVLYYG from the coding sequence ATGGAGTTCTACCCCCTACGTTCCGGACTGCAGTGGAGTGTCGCCGTAGACCAAGCATCCGAGCCAGTGCTGACGGCATACGACCCTCTGGAGTATACGCCCCAGCCGTTCGCCGTCCCGTTAGAGGCGCATCCCGTCATAGCGGCACTGGCAGAGAGTCAGTCGTGGGAGGAGCTCTGGCAGCATCTGGCTGCAGCCGGGGTCCGAAACTCCCCAACCCATCAGCGAATCGTCACCGACTTCGTGCAGCAGTTAGACTCCGTCTATGCCCTGCAGAGTCCCCGCTTCGACCAGCGCCGCCGAGCTTGGGAAGCGGAATACCGCAGTTACCCTATCCGAACGGCTGCACTGGCCGGCATCTGCTACCCTGAAGCTGCTCCCGAAATCGCTGCTCTGCTGGACTCTAGCCTCCAATCCGCCCCAATTGTAGAGGTTCCGGCAGCGCTGCCCATCGCCGCTGTTATCCCCCACATCGACCTGCGAGTAGGAATCAGCAGCTACGCGGCGGCGTATCAGGTACTCCAGCAGCTCCAACCCGAGCTTGTCGTCGTGTTGGGCACCTCACACTACGGCTGGCATGCCCCGTTTATCGTCACGGAGAAGGATTTCCAGACGCCACTAGGGACGATGCCGACAGCCCGCTCGCTGGTCCGGCAGTTCGTAGAAGCTTGTCCCGTCGGGGTGACCGATACCGACCTTGCTCATAAGCCCGAACACTCGCTAGAGTTCCAAGTTGTGTTCCTCCAGCATCTCTTCGGCAACGGGGTTGAGCTCTTCCCCGTACTGCTGACGTCCTTTGGCGACCTCATCCCACAGCGCCGCTCGCCAAGCACCGACAGCGTCCTGCGGTACGCCATCCGCACCCTCCGGGAGATCGTCGCATCATCGGGACGGCGTACACTCTGGATTGCTAGCGCCGACATGGCCCACGTTGGACGCAAATTCGGTGACGACGCCGATGCACACCTCCTACTCCCCGAAGTAGAACAGCACGACCGCGCCCTCATTGCCGCCATGTGCCGTGCTGATGCCGAGGGGTACTTCCAACTGATTGCTGCCGTTGAGGACCGATACCGTATCTGCGGGCTGTCACCGGTCTACACTCTCCTTGCCGCCCTGCAACCACGGTACGGCGTTCTGGCAGACTACCGTCAGTGGTACGAGCCAGAGACCCTCTCTGCTGTTACCTTCTCCAGCGTGCTCTACTACGGGTGA